The Bifidobacteriaceae bacterium genome segment GCGCCGGCGCGCGGACGCACACCATAGAGGCGGGCGGAACAGGCGAGGGCATGATCGGCCCGGACGGCAAGACCCTGACTGCGACCAGGGCGGGCACGTTCGCCATCGGCCTTGAGACTGCAGAGACGGCTACCCACGAGGCCGGTTTGAAGACTGTCGCTCAACTGGTCGTGGTCAAGGGCGCCCAGGCGGCTCCCACGGGTCACGGCGCCGCCGACGCCACCACCCACGGCGGCAGCGACGGCAAGATCACGGGCCTGGCGGCCAACACGACCCACGAGTACAGCAAGGACGGCGGTCCCCACTCGGCGGCGATGTCGAACGCCGCCGGGGAGATCACCGGCCTGTCAGCGGGCGCCTACACGGTGCGGTTGGCGGCGACAGACTTGTACGACGCGAGCCCGGACTCGGCGCCCGTCGCCATCAGCCATCCACCGGCGCCTGACACCACCCCGCCCACGGGCGAGATCGCCATAGGCCTGAACCAGTGGAGTTCGTTCGCGGGCAACGCAGGGTTCTCGGTGTTCTCACGGAACGCCCAGACAGTGGTTGTCACCGCGGACGATGACGTCGCGGTGGATTCCGTCGAAGCCTTCACCTCCGGGACGGCTTATGCGTCCGCCGCCGCCATTCCCTCCGATGCCGCCTGGGTGGCGTACACGGCACCGTTCGCCCTGCTTCCGGACGCGAAAGTGTATGTCTACGTGAAGATCACCGACACTTCCGGCAACGCCACCTATCTGCGTTCGGACGGGATAGTGCTCTACACCGACTCGGCGGCGGACACGGCGGCCATATCCCACACCAAGGGCACGGGCCAGGACAAGGCCGCCACCGTCGTCTTGAACGGCAACACTGTCGCAGGCGTCAAGTCCGGGAACGACCCACTGGCCGCCGGCTCCGACTACACGGTGGTTGCCCAGCAGGGTGCCGCGACCATCACGTTCGCAGGGGCGTGGCTGGAAAGCCTCCAGCCCGGCGAGCACACGCTCGAGATCCGCTACAACCCGCAGGGAGAGGCCTACGTTAACGGTCCGGGAAACGACGAGCCTGCCACAACCGCGATCCTGCTGACGGTGACCAGCCCCTTGGGGCCCGCCACCTACACGCTGATCGTGAATAACGGGACCGGCGGCGGCGACTACCCGGCTGGCGCTCAGGCGGCGATCACCGCCGACGCGCCGCCCGCAGGCAAGGTCTTCGACCAGTGGACAGGCGGAAACGGCGGTGTCTTCGATGACGCGACCAGCGCGAACACCATTTTCACGATGCCCGCCAACACCGCCGCGGTCACCGCCGCCTACAAGGACGCGATTGTCCCGTTCGTCCCGGTCGCGGGGATCACGGGGGTGCCGGACACCGCCACAGTGGGGACGCCCTTGACCCTGTCTGGGACGGTCGAGCCGGCCAATGCCACGAACACCGCTGTCGCCTGGAGCGTCAAGCAGGCGGGCAGCACCGGGGCGACCATCAGCGGCGACACGCTGGAGACGACGGCACCCGGCGTCCTAGTGGTCACGGCGACGATCTCGGGCGGCGCGGCGCAGTCTGCGGACTATGCGCAGGACTTCACCATCACAGTGGTGGCTGGCGCTCCCGCGCCCAGTGCCGAAAAGGACGTGGTTAGCGTCGGCTCCCCGCCCGGGGCGGTCATCGGCGTGGACACGATAACCGGCAACGTGCCCCACGGGACCACCAGCTTGACGATCGACCTCGCCGTGAGCGCAGGCGCGACTTGGAGGCTGTGCGGCGACGTGGGATGCGCCAGCGAGATCGCGGACAAGACGCTGTCGCCGCTCGCGGAGGGCGACAACGTGGCGTATGTCGAGGTGACCGCCGAGGACGGCACAACCAGGACCTACCGGCTCATCTTGACCCGCGCAGCGGCATCGGCGGTGCTGGTCACGGGCATCGACGTGACCAGTGCGGGCGGCGCAACCACCATCACAACCGATGGCGGCACGCTTGCCCTCCACGCGACCGTCACGCCCGCCGACGCCACGAACAAAGCCGTCTCTTGGACCTCGAGCGACACGGCTATCGCGGCCGTGGGCGCGGACGGCACGGTCGCCGCAGTCGCCAACGGCACGGTCACCATACGCGCCACAGCGCAAGACGGAAGCGGCGTGTGGGGCGAGATCACACTCGCAATCACTGGCCAGTCGGGTGCGCCGGTCCCGTTCGTCCCTGTCTCAGGGATAACGGGCGTGCCCGACACCGCCACGGCGGGGGTGCCGCTGACGCTGTCCGGCACGGTCGAGCCTGTCGGCGCCACCAACCGCGCCATCGTGTGGAGCGTGAAATCGGCGGGCACCACGGGAGCGACGATCGCCGGCGACATCCTGGAGGCGACGGCCCCCGGCGCGCTCGTGATCACAGCGACTGTCGCGGGCGGCGCGGCGCCGTCTGCGGACTACGCGCAGGACTTCGCCATCGCGGTGGCAGCCGGGCCACCCGCGCCCAGTTCCGACAAGGACGTGATCAGCGTCGGCTCTCCGAGCGGGGCGGTCATCGGCGCGGACACGATAACCGGCAACGTGCCCCACGGGACCACCAGCTTGACGATCGACCTCGCCGTGAGCCCAGGAGCGACTTGGAGGCTGTGCGGCGACGCCAGCTGCGCCAGCGAGATCGCGGACAAGACGCTGTCGCCGCTCGCGGTCGGCGCTAACACCGCGTGGGTCGAGGTGACTGCTGAGGATGGCACGACCAAGACGTACCGGCTGACCGTGACCCGCGCGGCGGCATCGGCGGTTCCTGTGACGGGTATTGACGTGACCAGCGCGGGCGGCGCGACCACCATCGCAACCGATGGCGGCACGCTCGCCCTCCAAGCGATCATCACGCCCGCCGATGCCACGAACAAGGCCGTCGTCTGGACCTCAAGCGACCCGGCCGTCGCGACGGTCGAGGCGACCGGAGCGGCCGCCTCGACTGCGGAGGGGAACGCCACGGTGACCGCCGCCGCCAACGGCACGGTCACAATACGCGCCACGGCGCAAGACGGAAGCGGGGTCTCGGGCGAGATCACACTCACAATCTCCGGCCAGAAGGACGCCGACGATGGTGGCGGCGGGAATGGCAACGACCCTGACCCCGGTGCCGGTCGCCTGCCTTGGACTGGCGGGGGGACGGTGCCCGCCGCGAGTCTTGCGATCCTGTTCCTGGCGCTCGGCACCTCGATGATTCTGGTGTCGCGCAAGCGGCGGCAGCACACACACCGGTAGCACGTTGTGCGGGCGGCCCCGCCAACCAGACCGACACGGGGCCGCCAACCGCTGTGGCCGGGGAGGAAGATGATCGTTTTCGGGGGGATGCGGCAGTCGGCCGCGCCTGTGTCGTGCGGTACATCCCGGATGATTTCGCGCGGCGCAAGCCCAGCGGGGACGGGCCGGTTCGGGGGATGACCTCGGATTGTCCAGGGTGCGGAGTGCCTCCGACGGCATCTGGAACCGGCGGGTTGAAGTGGAGCCAGGAGCGCCGTTCAGCGGTCAGGCGTTGACGTTGCGGCGAGCCTACGCCCCGGCGGCCTATGACTGGCTCGAAGTCATCGTCGTGTTGGAGGGCACCGGGCGGTGCCATCACGGAAAGGAAGGGCCGGATCACCTCAAGCCCGGCGCGGTGGTGTTCTTGAGGCCGAACGTGCCGTGCGTGGTCGAGCCCGAGGGGCAGATCGTGTTGGTCAGGTTGTTCTACGCCGCGGACTTCCTGCTCCAACAGGTTCAGTGGCAGTATTCCGATGAAGTGCCGGATGAATGGGCCGCCCGTGTGATGGCCGAGCGTTTGTACCCGCAGCCGTCCCAGGTCGTAACGGTCGGCGAAGGAGCCGAGTTCGACATCATCAGGGAGGCTCTCTCGGACTTCGCTCAATTGGTGAGCGATAGGCAGGTGCTGGCGCGGTACTACCGGGCGTTGTCAGGGGCGACCGCCGTGTTGGGGGTTGTTGTTCCAAAGCTGAGCCGACGAACAGCTGAGTCGATCCAACGGCAGGCCGAGTTGGCGCGTCGGCCGACGCTGGCGTGCATGGCCGCGATCCGCCCGACCCGTGAGGAGATCCGCCGGGCCAGGGAGTGGATCGTCCGGCACTTCTCCGAACAATTCACGGTGGCGGAGTTGGCGAAGATGACCGGCCTGTCGCGCCAACAGTTCTCCAGACGATTCCGGCAAGAGATCGGGAAGACGCCGATGACGTTTCGTGACGCGGTGCGCGTCCGCCAGATGGTTTTCTTGCTGATCGAGTCGTCGCTGACGGTCGCTCAGGTGACCCGCAAGGTCGGCTGGGGGAAGACTGACCACGCGATCAGAGTGTTCAAGGCGGCTGTCGGGGTGACGCCGGCCGTCTACCGCAAGCGCTTCTGCGATCACCTGTCGACGGACAGGTACCCCGATGCGCAAGCGTCATACCCAGATCCGCTCGTGTTCGAGCACTAACCCTTCCTACCCGCCGCGCGTTCGGGCTTGATGACAGAGCGCGTCCAGGCCGCCGCGCATGTCCCGAGTCGACTACTCCTTCCGCGACAGGGCCTGGCCGCGCACTTCGAAGGTGTTCATCCGACCCCAGAGGAAGGAACGGCGATAGTGTCGAACCGAGATTGGCTTTGCAGCCGGGAGGCAAAGCTGGAAGCGTTGCATGAGCGGTTGGCGGGCGCGGTCGAGTCGCTGGTGTCGGGTGAGGATTGGGTCAGCGCGGTGGTGTTCGCGGCCCGGTTCCGGAGCAGAAGTTTCTCGAACACGGTGTTGATCTACGCGCAGCACGTG includes the following:
- a CDS encoding AraC family transcriptional regulator, yielding MRSASDGIWNRRVEVEPGAPFSGQALTLRRAYAPAAYDWLEVIVVLEGTGRCHHGKEGPDHLKPGAVVFLRPNVPCVVEPEGQIVLVRLFYAADFLLQQVQWQYSDEVPDEWAARVMAERLYPQPSQVVTVGEGAEFDIIREALSDFAQLVSDRQVLARYYRALSGATAVLGVVVPKLSRRTAESIQRQAELARRPTLACMAAIRPTREEIRRAREWIVRHFSEQFTVAELAKMTGLSRQQFSRRFRQEIGKTPMTFRDAVRVRQMVFLLIESSLTVAQVTRKVGWGKTDHAIRVFKAAVGVTPAVYRKRFCDHLSTDRYPDAQASYPDPLVFEH